The proteins below come from a single Triticum aestivum cultivar Chinese Spring chromosome 5D, IWGSC CS RefSeq v2.1, whole genome shotgun sequence genomic window:
- the LOC123120358 gene encoding uncharacterized protein — protein sequence MEKMSSSVQSWADQHKLATVGAMWTMAVGASVACGRRRGRAAGFTVAAALGGAALAHHYYAAKRREEEARCFELDFYSQLPAATGEDGQENERWSY from the exons ATGGAGAAGATGAGCTCGTCGGTGCAGTCCTGGGCGGACCAGCACAAGCTCGCCACCGTCG GGGCGATGTGGACGATGGCGGTTGGCGCCTCGGTGGCGTgcggccggcggcggggcaggGCGGCGGGGTTCACGGTCGCTGCCGCGCTCGGCGGAGCGGCGCTGGCGCACCACTACTACGCCGCCaaacggagggaggaggaggcgaggtGCTTCGAGCTGGACTTCTACTCGCAGCTACCGGCGGCCACCGGCGAGGATGGCCAGGAGAACGAGCGGTGGAGCTACTAG